The genomic window GCTCGCTTTGTGGCCCGTCGCCAGCGCCGAACGCTCGGCCGCGCACGATCGACGTACCCACCGTCGTGAAATAGTCGGTGCCGACAGCGCTCACATACGGGCCGCCTCCCGGTGCGCTCGGCAGCGAGTCACGCCCCGGCACTCGTACGTCGACGCCGAATCCCGCGCCGAACGGCGAGCCGATCGCGAGCGCGGCATCGTCCACGCCCGGTGTTCGCGCGAGGCGATCGCGCAACTCGCGCCAGTCGTTGGCATGCCGTGCCATCTCCTCGAGCGCGGCGTCCGCGCCGGCATTTGCGGCGGCCGGCCATCCGACGTAGGTAACGAGTACTCGGCCGGGTTCCACGCCGAGGTCGAGGTGCCGCACGTTAATCAGCGAACGAATGAACAGTCCCGCTCCCACGAGTAACGTGACCGAGAACGCGGTCTGCGTGGTGAGCAGCATCCGCCGCATTCGCGTTGCGCCCTTGGCGTGTTGCATGGTGCCGCGTAGCGCGGCCGCCAGGTCCGTGCCCAGAATCTGCGCGATCGGCGCCAGGCCGATGAGCGCCCCGACGACCAACGCGAGTCCGCCCGCAACGAGCAGCATGCGCCGGCTGACCGGCGGCGTCGCCCAAGCAATCCCCGGCAAGAGAACACGGCGCATGGTCTCTCCCCCGGCGTAGCCGAGCGCCACCCCCGACACCGCACCACCCGCGGCGCACGCCAGGCCTTCGAGCATCAGCAGGCGGGCGAGCCGTGTTCGGCTGATCCCCAGCGCGAGCCGAACGGCGGTCTCGTGCTGCCGTCGCATCGCCCGCACGACGAGCAGGCTCGCCGCATTCGACGCGGCGATCACGAGCACGAGAAGCGCGACGGCGCTCAGCCACCGCGCGACTGCCGCTTCGGGACGCTCTGTCCCCGCAGCGGTGAACGCGATGCTGCGCCCACTGACGTCGGCGACCTTCCACTCGTGGTCGGGACCCGCGTAGTTCGAGCGAAATACCGACGTGAGGTCGTCGTCGAGCTGCTTCGCCGAGACACCCGGCACGAGCCTGACGATCACGTTCAACCACTGCGCTTGCCAGGTCGTCGGCCAGTCCGTCCTCGGGTGAGCGCCTGCCGCCATCGGAATCCACAGGTCCACGGGACGAAGTTCCGCTCCGGTGAAGCCACTCGGTGTCACGCCGATGACGGTGAACGGCTTGTCGCCGACCACGATCGTCCGGCCGAGCGCCGAGTCCGAGCCGCCATACTCCCGCAGCCAGTATGCGTGGCCGAGCACGAGCACGTGCGCTCCATCCGGCGGGGCGTCCTCGGAAGCGGAGAAGAACCGCCCACGCGCCGGATGCACGCCGAGCAGCGGGAAGAAGTCGGCGGTCGCGGCCCCGACTTGCCCTTTCGTCGCTTCGACACCGCGTCCGATCCGCTCCTCGTTGACGCTGTACGCCGCCGCCTCGGTGACGGATCGCGCGTGATCTCGAAGCGTCGCATACGCGGCATATCCCAGGAAGCTGGTCGTGAATTCGCCGGAGGCCTTCGTCCGAACGTGTGCATAGACACGCCGGAGCGCGCCGGGGTCGCGCACGTGTTCCGGTCCGCGCAGGAGCAGTTGATCCACGACGCCGAACATGGTTGCCGCGGCGCCGATGCCGACCCCGAGCGTGAGCGCGGTCGTCAGCCATGCCGCCGGCGCTCGGCGCGCCGACCGAATGACGTACGCGACGTCGCCCCCGAGGTCCCGGAGCAATTCCATGCGCGAACGTCTCGCGGCACGCCGGCGGGTGGAGGACAACAGCTCGTCGCGAACGCGCCGCATGTCCCCGAACTCCTGTTCGGCGAGTCGGCGCGCCTCGTCGATGGACATTCCGCCGCGAACGAGATCGGCAATTCTCGACGCAATGTGGAAGTCGATTTCCTCGTCGACATCGCGTTGGGCGCTTCGCCCCACGCAGAAGGCACGTGGAAGCCGCACGGTTCACGCCTCCCGCGGCCGCGCGCGCATCACTCGGGCGACGGCGGCCACATAGTGGTTCCAGGTTTCGGTCTGTACGCGCAACTCCCGTCGCCCGGCCGTCGTGAGCCGGTAGATCTTGACGCGCCTGCCACCGTCGGACAGTCCCCATTCGGCCTCGACGCAGTCGCGTTCCTCCAGGCGGTGGAGCGACGTGTAGAGCGC from Gemmatimonadaceae bacterium includes these protein-coding regions:
- a CDS encoding ADOP family duplicated permease is translated as MRLPRAFCVGRSAQRDVDEEIDFHIASRIADLVRGGMSIDEARRLAEQEFGDMRRVRDELLSSTRRRAARRSRMELLRDLGGDVAYVIRSARRAPAAWLTTALTLGVGIGAAATMFGVVDQLLLRGPEHVRDPGALRRVYAHVRTKASGEFTTSFLGYAAYATLRDHARSVTEAAAYSVNEERIGRGVEATKGQVGAATADFFPLLGVHPARGRFFSASEDAPPDGAHVLVLGHAYWLREYGGSDSALGRTIVVGDKPFTVIGVTPSGFTGAELRPVDLWIPMAAGAHPRTDWPTTWQAQWLNVIVRLVPGVSAKQLDDDLTSVFRSNYAGPDHEWKVADVSGRSIAFTAAGTERPEAAVARWLSAVALLVLVIAASNAASLLVVRAMRRQHETAVRLALGISRTRLARLLMLEGLACAAGGAVSGVALGYAGGETMRRVLLPGIAWATPPVSRRMLLVAGGLALVVGALIGLAPIAQILGTDLAAALRGTMQHAKGATRMRRMLLTTQTAFSVTLLVGAGLFIRSLINVRHLDLGVEPGRVLVTYVGWPAAANAGADAALEEMARHANDWRELRDRLARTPGVDDAALAIGSPFGAGFGVDVRVPGRDSLPSAPGGGPYVSAVGTDYFTTVGTSIVRGRAFGAGDGPQSERVAIVNQTMASLIWPNEDPLGKCLIVDSKSCSVVVGVARDARRYGIREPAAMQYYIPFGQESSIRGTALLVRPHGEARSFEETLRRTVATIVPAANRVEVRWMQERVDPQIRPWRLGAAMFGLFGVVALMVAAIGLYSAVAFSTEQRKHEFGVRLAIGSGTGRLVRGVLLESVRAAAVGLALGGIVALAAGGRIAPLLFNVSARDPVVFVVVGGVLLVVATLASTFPAWKAASTDPVSALRSP
- a CDS encoding PadR family transcriptional regulator; translated protein: MSPSPDQLDLLQGTLDILVLRALSWGPMHGYAVARFIHQGSDQTFRIIDGALYTSLHRLEERDCVEAEWGLSDGGRRVKIYRLTTAGRRELRVQTETWNHYVAAVARVMRARPREA